The Plasmodium relictum strain SGS1 genome assembly, contig: PRELSG_00_v1_166, whole genome shotgun sequence sequence aaaagatagaGTCAAGAGATGTATCAACTTCTATATATCCTAAAAAGAAAtcagtaaaaaaaatgaagcaTTTAGTATCATCTCACGAAATGCAACTTCCATCATGTAAAATCACatttgaaaatgaaaaaaacgttgaaaaaaagaaaaaatatgaagaaataaagTTGGAAGGagtaaaaaatgaatttatagTACAAACTGAAGAACAACATATAGAGAAAggagaaaatgaagaagaatcTACAGAagataaggaaaaaaaaaaagtagacATGATAATGAAAGAATCGAgatatttaaatgaagaaatgaTAAATCATGGAGATGGTAATGTGAAAGGTAAAATatcaataaataaagaaatgtataaaaagaagatatttatagaaatatatatggAAATATTGGATGAATGTCAAAGAGAGGAGTGGGAATTACATAAAGAAgattttttacaaatatgTTTGGAAGAATGGAAAAATGATAGTGTATTATATGAAGATATAATGGTAGAAGAGAACAAAGTTGAAAATTCAGAGGAAGAAAGCAACAGTATTTCACTTGAGAGACAAAAATTTCTCTGGAATAAATATATGGAAAGAAATAGAGAAATGTTGGAAAAATGGAAAAGGGAAAAATGGTTTGAAAATTTGAAGAAGGAATGGGAAAAAGAACAAGAAGATTATGAACAAATAACAGATGTATCAGAATTGATGGAAATGGAAAAAGGAAAACTAGCTATGGTAGAAaagcaaaaaataatatggaaactttggttaataaaacaaaGAAAATGGTTCATGGAATGTAATAAAGAGAAATGGTTTAATGCATTATTAGAAGAATATGAAATGGAAGAAGgggaatataaaaaagaattaagtAAAGGGAATATAGAAAATGTAGAGGAAATTCATAGAAATATAGATAAATCAAaggaagaaaataatgaaatagcggagaacaaaaaaaaaaaattgataaagaAATTGTGGATAGAAATACATATGATGATATtagaagaatataaaaaagaagaatgggaaagaaataaagaagaatttattaaaacaagCATGAATgaattgaaaataaagagAAATTTAGATGGTagagaaaatatattagaataCATAGATGGAAATAGTGGCAATGTTGTAATAAAGAACAAAGAAAATGACATAGAACAActgaaaaaagaagaatggTTTACACaattaaagataaaatggaaaaataacgaagataaatatagaaaagaaataaatgagGAAATGttgataaaagaaaatggaGAAAGAATTAGAAATCCTATGTTAGAGAGGCAAAATATTATATGGAGAAAACACTGGCGAGATATTCAAAATAAATGGAGAGAAAATGCCAATAACGAAGAATGGTTTACACAGTTAGATGATATATATGAGAATAAGGaagaagaatataaaaaagatatatatgaaaGAAGTAtagaagagaaaaaaaaagagattattagaaaaaagggagaaaaaaagaaaaaatataaagtgaGTGAGATGGAAAATATAGACAAAAGGTTTAATTCTATAACcatgaaaaaaaagttaaaatggAAGACTATATTAGAAATACAAATGATGGTATTAGAGGAATGTAAAAAGGAGGAATGGGAACTAAATAAAGAagatttttttcaaatttgcATAGAAGAATGGGCAAAAAAGAAGTCATCATGTGaagatatatttaataagaaAAGAACATTGAATGGAGAAGAGGGAGCTTATCAAATTATGTTAGAGAAACAAACGTTGCTGTGGAAAGAATGGTCGGAGAGGAATGCAAAGATGTTAAAGAAAtggaaaaaagaagaatggTTTAATAAATTGAAGAAGGAATGgaaaaattatgaagaaatatattcagaagaaataaaagaaaaaaaggtaGAAGTATTAGAAGATAGAGTAAAAAATCCTATGTTAGagagacaaaaaaaaatatggagAGGATGGTTAAGGCGTCATTTAGGGATTACAGAACAATGGATTAAAGAAAACTGGTTTATGGATGTGCTGAACGATTATCAGAAGGAAGAGGATAAAGAATTACAAGTAAgagaaatagaaaatttatcGGAGAAAATTGAAAAAGATGAAAGGATAATAAATAACGTAAAAGAAATGGatgaaacaaaaaagaaaaaattaatatgtaGACTATGCATAGAG is a genomic window containing:
- a CDS encoding surface-associated interspersed protein (SURFIN) — its product is MQEEIERIGRKEKKRFRRSHNSKEKWMNDFNKERDDLLEELKKNDNDENCKKFLDFIDCCREYLIVSSPNNPFGNNSTLTGDQIKLDAVKKLSNITNCDRTYKDKGTATVLKWDKEYQKGKRKEIGKFTKSNPKCESLYLWFIKYKYIGKVMYAFGSEREIHNIKLKRGIINITEYNNWLNEMEMNFTNPQTWNVTDAKLFIDHWKILKSETEEYRNNIVFNHNCSLINDLNNDVITTHNPLSTTNVSYIMNGSTVSIANDTTESTTYTSGMSLFLTNLATQTNMHNLSISATPTIVGNLSSSNTLLPSPMIKTTKGILNFTDSPSTLNNTGTEINSSTLTSSASTNNKNNSLFKNTTSSVNNSVTASPSSIATLTTTSSFSIIKNSSHSPKNSSNDLLISTMKFSNNASINSFFVQSGNTDQNTSQFNVNGTMNTTTSITFIPNVPTIIPSHNVVHDKSPGNVLIFLGIPFGTILFGIYFFLLLYKCTPIGSWISKRKSKKKKKIKKIESRDVSTSIYPKKKSVKKMKHLVSSHEMQLPSCKITFENEKNVEKKKKYEEIKLEGVKNEFIVQTEEQHIEKGENEEESTEDKEKKKVDMIMKESRYLNEEMINHGDGNVKGKISINKEMYKKKIFIEIYMEILDECQREEWELHKEDFLQICLEEWKNDSVLYEDIMVEENKVENSEEESNSISLERQKFLWNKYMERNREMLEKWKREKWFENLKKEWEKEQEDYEQITDVSELMEMEKGKLAMVEKQKIIWKLWLIKQRKWFMECNKEKWFNALLEEYEMEEGEYKKELSKGNIENVEEIHRNIDKSKEENNEIAENKKKKLIKKLWIEIHMMILEEYKKEEWERNKEEFIKTSMNELKIKRNLDGRENILEYIDGNSGNVVIKNKENDIEQLKKEEWFTQLKIKWKNNEDKYRKEINEEMLIKENGERIRNPMLERQNIIWRKHWRDIQNKWRENANNEEWFTQLDDIYENKEEEYKKDIYERSIEEKKKEIIRKKGEKKKKYKVSEMENIDKRFNSITMKKKLKWKTILEIQMMVLEECKKEEWELNKEDFFQICIEEWAKKKSSCEDIFNKKRTLNGEEGAYQIMLEKQTLLWKEWSERNAKMLKKWKKEEWFNKLKKEWKNYEEIYSEEIKEKKVEVLEDRVKNPMLERQKKIWRGWLRRHLGITEQWIKENWFMDVLNDYQKEEDKELQVREIENLSEKIEKDERIINNVKEMDETKKKKLICRLCIEIYMAIIEECKKEELESMRNEYLKLYIEEEEKKEEMYEKEIKKKERVDVNQKKKWNIMIEMEKKEKNEKIDVDKKTKWNILMEMKKREWDIWKKEDWFLEWKENWKKEEMKHMEEIRRLEIKNNMKREIGIPKLEQNILWNRQWLEKQRNILKKKNKQNSPKESMSQKHKKKEEVEDISSNLDITIL